One genomic segment of Labrus bergylta chromosome 17, fLabBer1.1, whole genome shotgun sequence includes these proteins:
- the ric1 gene encoding guanine nucleotide exchange factor subunit RIC1, protein MYFLTGWPRRLLCLRSEEEPFHIQPSSQRFYFAVLSQTQLGIWFSRPSVLIVSYIESAKAAAQFGSYQKAEWKPDDSMIAVATANGYILLFDVLGVGDDKSLYEPVYPKGSPLVKVTPGYKEEQCAPALSLEMKKPVDLEAPITSLQSLQEDLLVCTADGYLHVLHWDGLGSNGRKAICLTTIPFSLDLQSARGGPSLDLEGAYIRCMEYCVTLDGFAVVLSDGRLGFITPLSNNITADQLQGVWAADVTDGTCVAVNNKYRLMAFGCASGSVLVYMIDTTTGSMQLSHKLELTPKHFPDIYNKTGPVKLIRWSPDFSVAMVTWECGGLSLWSVFGAHLICTLGEDFAYRSDGTKKDPIKISSMSWGAEGYHLWVLPHIQEKKRQTEEEEEEEMDSPPQPSLQAGILQFHFIKSALTVNPCTSNQEQVLLHGEDRLYLTCGDPTQVNSTSDTHAHTHLHPREGSPMHHPSNPDSSLSQGLSTLLGHKHWHVVQIHSTYLESNWPIRFAAIDSAGQCMAVAGRRGFAHYSLVTRKWKLFGNITQEQNMTVTGGLAWWKDFVVVACYNFTDQQEQLRLYQRSTNLDNAFASVTKLHSDTLLLNVFRDMVILFRADCSICLYSIERRNDSPHPTASVELLQEVSMSRYIPHPALVVSVTLTSVRTETGITLKAPQQACMAESIMLNLAGQLIMLQRDRSGPQVRDKETPANNKKLLPFSPPVVLAQCVENVWTTCRSNRKKRHLLEALWLSCGEAGMKVWLPLFPRDHRKPHTFLSRRIMLPFHINIYPLAVLFEDALVLGATNETVLYDGLQGSSEPLEALFPFCTVERTSQIYLHHILRQLLVRNLGEQALMLAQSCASLPYFPHVMELMVHVVLEEEATSREPIPDPLLPTVAKFITEFPLFLRTIVHCARKTEYALWNYLFAAVGNPKDLFEECLMAQDLDTAASYLIILQNMEVPAVSRQHATLLFNTALEQGKWDLCRHMIRFLKAIGSGEMETPPPTPTTQEPSSTGGFEFFRNRSISLSQSADSVTTGKFNLQKTFSMPTGPSVKGRDVECAENMYIDMMLWRHARHLLEQVRLRDLGCFSAQLGFELIGWLCRERNRVARVDDFVSALKRLHKDFLWPFPVNPAGSLSSPLKNGRCRTVLSTRLLKSQSADSLLNSDMDTAPTQSAPTNHTWLDGLGQRPKDMDTASSSHSNQHSPQTHDAFLSLLTNKVEEYSVGSATDLTETSSVVDGDWTMVDENSSTLSLSQAELEHISMELANKGPHKSQVQLRYLLHVFMEAGCLEWCVVIGLILRDANVIKQVIGFLDSPEVPQETVQSVRHGLLAVDTWASTDCLGYKPFLNLIQPQLQELMDSAAGEPVQPEAFQPSSQSSKLGCSEVPGGAAAPRAEDSRGAVSQLGLALPSLEPAGGFSRPPSEDCPPEQTEEQGEEEGAYDCTLS, encoded by the exons TCTGCAGTCCCTACAGGAGGACTTGCTGGTGTGTACGGCAGACGGATACCTCCACGTGCTGCACTGGGACGGGCTGGGCAGCAACGGACGTAAGGCTATCTGCCTCACTACGATCCCCTTCTCGCTAGACCTGCAGTCTGCTCGAG GTGGTCCCTCTCTGGACCTGGAGGGAGCATATATCCGTTGTATGGAGTATTGTGTGACCCTGGACGGCTTCGCTGTGGTACTGAGTGACGGTCGCCTGGGCTTTATCACACCGCTCagcaacaacatcacagcagat cagctgcagggtGTCTGGGCAGCAGATGTCACTGATGGCACCTGTGTGGCTGTCAACAACAAGTACAGACTGATGGCCTTTGGGTGTGCCAG CGGCTCAGTGCTGGTTTACATGATAGACACCACTACAGGGTCCATGCAGCTTTCCCACAAACTGGAGCTCACTCCGAAACACTTCCCAG ACATCTACAACAAGACAGGCCCAGTCAAACTCATCCGTTGGTCACCTGACTTCAGCGTTGCCATGGTTACATGGGAGTGTGGTGGCCTATCGCTGTGGAGCGTCTTTGGAGCTCACCTCATCTGCACTCTGGGCGAGGACTTTGC GTATCGTTCTGATGGTACCAAGAAGGACCCAATTAAAATCAGCTCTATG AGCTGGGGAGCAGAGGGCTACCACCTGTGGGTGCTCCCTCACatacaggaaaagaaaaggcagacggaggaggaggaggaggaggagatggactCACCTCCTCAACCCTCGCTTCAGGCAGGCATACTTCAGTTTCACTTCATCAAGTCTGCCCTCACAGTGAACCCCTGCACG AGTAACCAGGAGCAGGTGTTGCTCCATGGTGAAGACCGCCTCTACCTGACCTGTGGTGACCCCACACAGGTCAACAGCACCTCtgacacacacgcgcacacacatctACACCCACGTGAGGGCAGCCCGATGCACCATCCCTCCAACCcagactcctctctctctcagggacTCAGCACTTTACTGGGACACAAGCATTGGCACGTGGTCCAG ATCCACAGCACATACCTAGAAAGCAACTGGCCTATACGG tTTGCAGCCATAGACTCAGCAGGCCAGTGCATGGCTGTAGCAGGGAGGCGGGGCTTTGCACACTACTCCTTAGTCACAAGAAAATGGAAGCTGTTTGGAAATATTACGCAG GAGCAGAACATGACAGTAACTGGAGGTCTGGCGTGGTGGAAAGACTTTGTAGTGGTGGCTTGTTACAATTTTACAGACCAGCAAGAGCAG TTGAGACTCTATCAACGCTCGACCAACCTGGACAACGCCTTCGCATCCGTCACGAAGCTGCACTCAGACACTCTGCTGCTCAATGTCTTCAGAGACATGGTCATCCTGTTCAGAGCCGACTGCTCCATCTGCCTCTACAGCATCGAGAGGAGGAACGACAG TCCCCACCCGACAGCCAGTGTGGAGTTGTTGCAGGAGGTGTCGATGTCTCGCTACATCCCTCACCCTGCCCTTGTGGTCTCCGTCACTCTCACCTCTGTACGCACAGAGACCGGGATCACATTGAAAGCGCCGCAGCAG GCCTGCATGGCAGAGAGCATCATGTTGAACCTGGCTGGCCAGTTGATCATGCTGCAGAGGGATCGTTCAGGACCGCAGGTACGAGACAAGGAGACGCCCGCcaacaacaagaagctg CTGCCATTCAGTCCTCCGGTAGTACTTGCCCAGTGTGTGGAGAATGTGTGGACCACCTGTCGCTCCAACAGGAAGAAGCGCCACCTGCTGGAGGCCCTTTGGTTGTCATGTGGCGAGGCAGGCATGAAAGTCTGGCTGCCACTGTTTCCCAGAGACCACCGCAAGCCTCACACCTTCCTCTCCAGGCGCATCATGCTGCCTTTCCACATCAACATCTACCCTCTGGCCGTGCTGTTTGAGGACGCCCTCGTGCTCGGGGCGACTAATGAGACTGTGCTCTACGATGGGCTGCAGGGATCCTCCGAGCCACTGGAGGCGCTGTTCCCCTTCTGCACTGTAGAGAGGACCTCTCAGATCTACCTCCATCACATCCTGAGGCAGCTGCTGGTTCGCAACCTTGGTGAACAG GCTTTGATGCTGGCTCAGTCGTGTGCCTCCCTCCCTTACTTCCCCCATGTCATGGAGCTCATGGTTCACGTCGTGCTGGAAGAAGAGGCTACGTCGCGGGAGCCCATCCCCGACCCTCTGCTGCCCACCGTGGCAAAGTTCATCACAGaattccctctcttcctccggACCATTGTCCACTGTGCCAGGAAGACCGAGTATGCCCTGTGGAACTACCTGTTCGCTGCTGTGGGAAACCCTAAAGATCTGTTTGAGGAGTGTCTCATGGCTCAAGACCTGGACACAGCAGCCTCCTATCTCATCATACTGCAG AACATGGAGGTTCCAGCAGTGAGCAGACAGCACGCCACTCTTCTCTTCAACACAGCGCTCGAGCAGGGCAAGTGGGACCTCTGCCGACACATGATCCGATTCCTCAAAGCCATTGGCTCTGGGGAGATGGAGACTCCGCCCCCAACACCCACCACTCAG GAACCGAGTTCAACCGGAGGTTTTGAGTTCTTCAGAAATCGCAGCATCAGTTTGTCGCAGTCGGCCGACTCTGTCACTACAGGCAAGTTCAACCTGCAGAAGACTTTCAGTATGCCGACTGGACCCTCTGTTAAAGG TCGGGATGTGGAGTGTGCAGAGAACATGTACATTGACATGATGCTCTGGCGTCATGCTCGCCACCTCCTCGAGCAGGTACGCCTTCGCGACCTCGGGTGCTTCTCCGCACAGCTTGGTTTCGAACTCATCGGCTGGCTGTGTCGGGAACGGAACCGCGTGGCCCGCGTCGACGACTTTGTTTCGGCATTGAAGAGACTCCATAAAGACTTCCTCTGGCCCTTCCCTGTTAACCCCGCGGGAAGCCTCAGCTCACCCCTGAAGAACGGACGCTGTCGCACGG TTCTGAGCACACGGCTGTTGAAGTCGCAGTCAGCTGACAGCCTGCTGAACAGCGACATGGACACAGCACCCACACAGTCTGCTCCAACCAATCACACGTGGCTGGACGGGCTCGGCCAGAGACCCAAAGACATGGACACGGCCTCTTCCTCACACTCCAACCAACACTCACCACAGACACACGATGCGTTCCTGTCCCTGCTCACAAACAAAG TGGAGGAGTACAGCGTCGGCTCGGCCACAGACCTGACAGAGACCAGCTCGGTGGTGGATGGCGATTGGACGATGGTGGACGAGAACTCCTCCACTCTGAGCCTGAGTCAGGCCGAGCTTGAGCACATCTCCATGGAGCTTGCCAACAAAGGCCCTCACAAGTCACAGGTGCAGCTCAG GTatctccttcatgtgtttatggAGGCGGGCTGTTTGGAGTGGTGCGTTGTGATTGGTTTGATCCTGCGGGATGCAAACGTCATAAAGCAGGTGATCGGCTTCCTTGACAGCCCTGAGGTTCCCCAAGAAACTGTACAGAGTGTTCGACACGGCTTATTGGCTGTGGACACATGGGCCTCCACTGACTG cCTGGGCTACAAACCGTTCCTGAACCTGATCCAGCcacagctgcaggagctgatgGACTCAGCAGCAGGCGAGCCGGTGCAGCCCGAGGCCTTTCAGCCGAGCAGCCAGAGCTCCAAGCTCGGCTGCTCTGAAGTTCCGGGAGGTGCTGCGGCACCGCGGGCGgaggacagcagaggagcagtgTCTCAGCTTGGCTTGGCTCTGCCCTCCCTCGAGCCTGCGGGTGGTTTTTCTCGCCCCCCCTCTGAGGACTGTCCTCCtgagcagacagaggagcagggagaggaggagggagcctACGACTGCACCTTGTCCTGA